From Proteiniborus sp. MB09-C3, the proteins below share one genomic window:
- a CDS encoding FRG domain-containing protein, whose translation MKTIKSVEEYISIINNINNENSLFRGESKEYNTLEASAFRTVRKGFGSKIEYPFIKMKEDFKYEVWSEISTDIRKNFLSFCQHHGMPTNLLDFTNNPLIALYFASCHNLNDSGYIYIIKSPTIDITPIIEFIEDKNLLKMILSDDMRFLGAFLNLIIEFEEKYVDEFYKIFNNLHTDIIEVLEHNFIEHDYLEKKFPNHEDFKKGYSLPLEILNEDKDVYSELSSHHSLSRAIDYLIYLRYFLKIITEYTAWLTTMNGLIPMIYKPVMSFKRGVNQKGLFVYQNYISYKDATYDSHTLAIQKVNADVVIKIEDKQKILKTLNLLNINEKFVYGDFDSIAKYIKSKY comes from the coding sequence ATGAAAACGATAAAAAGTGTTGAAGAATATATAAGTATTATCAATAATATAAATAACGAAAATAGTTTGTTTAGGGGTGAATCTAAAGAATATAATACTTTAGAAGCTTCAGCATTTAGAACAGTGAGAAAAGGTTTTGGTAGCAAAATTGAATATCCATTTATTAAAATGAAGGAAGATTTTAAATACGAAGTATGGAGTGAAATAAGCACAGATATACGAAAAAATTTTTTATCTTTTTGTCAACATCATGGTATGCCTACAAATTTGCTGGACTTTACTAATAATCCCCTTATAGCCTTATATTTTGCTTCTTGTCATAATTTAAATGATAGTGGTTATATATACATTATAAAATCACCCACAATAGATATAACTCCTATAATTGAATTTATTGAAGATAAAAATCTTTTAAAAATGATATTATCAGATGATATGAGATTTTTGGGAGCGTTTTTGAATTTGATAATAGAATTTGAAGAAAAATATGTAGATGAATTTTATAAAATTTTTAATAACCTTCACACAGATATCATAGAAGTCTTAGAGCATAACTTTATTGAACATGATTATTTGGAGAAAAAGTTTCCTAATCATGAAGATTTTAAAAAAGGATATTCCTTACCTCTTGAAATTTTAAATGAAGATAAGGATGTATATTCTGAGTTAAGCAGCCATCATTCTTTATCTAGAGCTATAGATTATTTAATTTATTTGAGGTATTTTCTTAAAATAATAACAGAATATACAGCCTGGTTAACGACCATGAATGGTTTAATTCCTATGATATATAAGCCTGTTATGTCATTTAAAAGGGGTGTAAATCAAAAAGGTTTATTTGTATATCAAAATTATATTTCATATAAGGATGCAACATATGATTCACATACCTTGGCAATACAAAAAGTAAATGCTGATGTAGTTATTAAAATTGAAGATAAACAAAAGATATTAAAAACTCTAAACTTATTAAATATTAACGAAAAGTTTGTATATGGAGATTTTGATAGCATAGCAAAATACATAAAATCAAAATACTAG
- a CDS encoding GNAT family N-acetyltransferase, which translates to MNIEFKSFSDYTRGILYKQLVDSYSFDSKWQEYFDKDWKSYDDFFYDNLQFTNKCGFITILNGEPIGHISWDPRNMPRYVEIGHNCIVTKYKGNGYGKKQLQEAINRIAQYDGIQKIVVTTNGKLIPAQHNYERIGFKLHQRRENKDTFFSGEYIDYEIIM; encoded by the coding sequence ATGAATATAGAATTTAAGAGTTTCAGTGATTATACAAGAGGAATATTATATAAACAATTAGTAGATAGTTATTCTTTTGATAGCAAATGGCAAGAGTATTTTGATAAAGATTGGAAAAGTTATGATGATTTTTTCTACGATAACTTACAATTTACTAATAAATGCGGTTTTATTACCATTTTGAACGGTGAACCAATAGGACATATATCATGGGATCCAAGAAATATGCCTCGATATGTAGAAATTGGGCATAACTGTATTGTGACGAAGTATAAAGGAAATGGCTATGGAAAAAAACAACTTCAAGAAGCGATCAATAGAATTGCCCAATATGATGGCATTCAAAAGATAGTTGTTACTACAAATGGAAAATTAATTCCTGCACAACACAATTATGAAAGGATTGGCTTTAAACTTCATCAGAGGAGAGAAAATAAAGATACTTTTTTTTCTGGTGAATATATCGACTATGAAATTATTATGTGA
- a CDS encoding IS3 family transposase (programmed frameshift): MIKRERRTYTEEFKDQMVKLYESGKSKNDIIAEYDLTPTAFNTWIKRSQTTGSFKEKDNRSPEENELIKLRKENQQLKMENDIFKASSADIRTKVNVIKSNTHKYSVSAMCKVLQISRSTYYYESKAKESTDEITLKVIDIFKASRNNYGTRKIKVELKKAGYIVSRRKIGRIMKQNGLVSNYTVAQYKHHVDKCNESKIANELNREFNTDEPYAAVVSDLTYVRVNKRWNYVCFLVDLFNREIIGYSAGPNKDAPLVYRAFARVKTKLDNITLFHTDRGNEFKNKIIDEVLDTFKIKRSLSMKGCPYDNAVAEATFKIFKTEFANNYHFESLEQLEIMLADYVNWFNNIRVHSTLGYLSPRQYKLHNLKKTV; this comes from the exons ATGATAAAACGAGAAAGAAGAACCTATACCGAAGAATTCAAAGATCAAATGGTAAAACTATACGAAAGTGGTAAGTCTAAGAATGATATTATAGCTGAATATGACTTAACACCCACCGCCTTTAATACCTGGATAAAAAGAAGCCAAACAACTGGATCTTTCAAGGAAAAAGATAATCGTTCCCCAGAGGAAAATGAACTAATAAAGTTAAGGAAAGAAAATCAACAGCTAAAAATGGAGAATGATATTT TTAAAGCAAGCAGCGCTGATATTAGGACGAAAGTAAATGTGATTAAGAGTAATACCCACAAATACAGTGTATCAGCAATGTGCAAAGTCCTGCAAATTTCTAGAAGTACTTATTACTATGAATCAAAAGCTAAAGAATCTACAGATGAAATAACACTAAAAGTTATAGATATATTTAAAGCAAGTAGAAATAACTACGGTACTAGAAAAATTAAAGTCGAGCTAAAAAAAGCAGGCTATATAGTATCTAGAAGAAAAATAGGTAGAATAATGAAGCAAAATGGCTTAGTATCAAACTATACAGTTGCCCAGTACAAGCATCATGTGGATAAATGTAATGAATCAAAGATTGCTAATGAACTAAATAGAGAATTTAATACAGATGAACCTTATGCAGCTGTAGTCAGTGATTTAACATACGTTAGAGTTAATAAAAGATGGAATTATGTATGTTTCTTAGTCGACCTATTTAATAGAGAAATAATTGGTTATAGCGCTGGTCCTAATAAAGATGCACCTCTAGTTTATAGAGCATTTGCAAGGGTTAAAACTAAATTAGATAATATTACACTATTTCATACAGATCGAGGCAACGAATTCAAAAATAAAATAATAGATGAAGTCCTAGATACCTTCAAAATTAAGCGTTCTTTAAGCATGAAGGGCTGTCCCTATGATAATGCTGTAGCTGAAGCTACATTCAAGATATTTAAAACTGAATTCGCTAATAACTATCATTTTGAAAGCCTAGAGCAGTTAGAAATTATGTTAGCTGATTATGTAAATTGGTTTAATAATATTAGGGTTCATTCAACACTAGGATATTTAAGTCCTAGACAATATAAATTACATAACCTTAAAAAAACTGTCTAA
- a CDS encoding IS982 family transposase — MPELYKYSIKEIENLKDFFLVTYVIIDDIYQEITPEYIKFRKNVEYSILSDSEIITISIVGELLSIDSEKAWFNFCKKNLADLFPRLCDRTRFNRTRRNLHSIIDEIRKKLSSKLGYTDDPHRIIDSIPIPVCKFGRAVFHKAFRGIATYGKCPSKKETYLGFKAHMLSTLDGYITDFVLTDASKDDRSAVWDLASSYNSLTIIGDKGYIGEKLALELKQEKEIDLISMKRNKSKIQFPKFFRQLIFKARRRVETSFSQLTEQLNINKVKAKSLWGLITRLRTKILGHNICYFINKCLNKDINLANIKELVFG, encoded by the coding sequence ATGCCAGAGCTATATAAATATTCTATCAAAGAAATAGAAAATTTAAAGGATTTTTTCTTGGTAACCTATGTAATTATTGATGACATATACCAAGAAATTACTCCAGAATACATTAAATTCCGTAAAAATGTCGAGTATTCAATTTTATCTGATAGCGAAATCATCACCATTAGTATTGTGGGGGAATTGCTATCTATAGATTCTGAGAAAGCTTGGTTTAACTTTTGCAAAAAGAATCTAGCTGATCTATTCCCTAGACTTTGCGATAGAACTAGATTTAATCGAACACGTAGGAATCTACATTCCATCATAGACGAAATTAGAAAAAAGCTTTCTTCTAAACTCGGCTACACTGATGATCCTCATAGAATAATTGATAGCATACCTATACCAGTTTGTAAATTTGGTAGAGCTGTATTTCATAAAGCTTTTAGGGGCATAGCCACTTATGGCAAATGTCCATCTAAAAAAGAAACTTATCTTGGCTTTAAAGCTCATATGCTATCCACTTTAGATGGATATATTACAGACTTTGTTTTAACTGATGCTAGTAAAGATGATCGTAGTGCTGTTTGGGACTTAGCTTCTAGCTATAACTCTTTAACTATTATAGGGGATAAAGGCTATATAGGTGAAAAACTAGCTTTAGAGCTAAAGCAGGAAAAAGAAATAGACTTAATCTCTATGAAAAGGAATAAAAGTAAAATTCAATTTCCAAAGTTCTTTAGGCAGTTAATTTTTAAAGCTAGAAGAAGAGTAGAAACTTCATTTTCCCAATTAACTGAACAGCTTAATATAAATAAAGTTAAAGCTAAGTCCCTATGGGGCTTAATAACAAGATTACGAACTAAAATTTTAGGTCATAATATTTGCTACTTTATTAATAAATGCCTAAATAAGGATATTAACTTAGCAAATATTAAAGAATTAGTATTTGGATAA
- a CDS encoding DUF5677 domain-containing protein, whose product MLELSKEAINNIIIGNFFSLGSLNRTIIECYVYSYCIKYFKEEKLWESWVDYNINKKLGDKLPDNLNKDNIKVIFNKIKSYSNRKGENEWLRDVISKHKNKRISFRDICDLVQSKEENSKYIYKNYQEMCDYVHGTDMTIKLFDFTFYDKYYQLIVIMFEYLSKSLLSLSDNQASKLKLKSIAYEFYAFIYQGISRSK is encoded by the coding sequence ATTCTAGAACTTTCAAAGGAGGCAATTAATAATATAATTATTGGAAACTTTTTTTCATTGGGTTCCTTAAATAGAACTATAATTGAATGTTATGTATATAGTTATTGTATAAAGTATTTTAAAGAAGAAAAATTATGGGAAAGTTGGGTTGATTATAATATAAATAAAAAGTTAGGCGATAAACTTCCAGATAATTTAAATAAAGATAATATCAAAGTAATTTTCAATAAGATTAAAAGTTATAGCAATAGAAAAGGTGAGAATGAGTGGTTACGGGACGTGATTTCAAAACATAAAAATAAACGGATATCATTTAGAGATATTTGTGATTTAGTCCAATCTAAAGAGGAGAATAGCAAATATATTTATAAAAATTATCAGGAAATGTGTGATTACGTACATGGGACAGACATGACTATAAAATTATTTGATTTTACATTCTATGATAAATATTATCAACTGATTGTAATAATGTTTGAATACCTTTCTAAAAGCTTGTTAAGTTTATCTGATAATCAAGCATCAAAATTGAAACTAAAAAGTATTGCATATGAATTTTATGCTTTCATTTACCAAGGGATTTCCAGGTCTAAGTGA